CAAGGATTTCTTAATGGAAGGAGGCCCTTCCAGGAAGCTCATGACCTCTGCCTTGACTCCAATCCGCAGTATGAGTCACATCTTCCTGGGCTTGAGGCATGAGAATTCAAGACATGCTAAATACGATTGAAGCACTGCCAGCCAGTCACTTCAGTACTTTAGACCATCTAACCATCTACAACTACTTTGACTGGGTCGCACAAAACAGaacaaaagagaagaaaaagCAAGCCATGCTTTAGATCTCCACATCACTTGGTTTCTACGAGTTGCATTACAACAATGAACACGCATGACCATAGAAACAGTTCTACACATGCTGCACACAAGCCTCAAAGTGCGAATATCAACACACAACACCTATATATCCAAAAAAAACACGCAATGCATGCACTCAATCTACGCACAGAAATCCGACCTATACATAATTTAATTGCTTCGTGAAATCccaaaaataaacaataaaaaaaaaattaccagtCTATGACGGCTCCGCCGCAGAAGTCCCAGAATCAAGGGAAACATTGTTGAGGCGCTCGAGAGCCAGAACAAGCGCTTGAGTACCCAAATTTCCTTCTCCATGAGCGATTAGCGACAGGTAAAGCTGGTGAGCAAGTGCCAACCCAGGAAGAGAGAGACCCATGTTCTCACACTCCCTCAAACAAATCCCCAAATCCTTCACAAAGTGATTCACGTAAAACCCTGGTTCAAAATCCCTCTTCAGTATCCTGCTCCCGTACAAATCAAGCGACTTCGATCCAGCTGCCCCACTCGATATCGCCTTCAAATACAAACACACATCGAGACCCGCCTTATGGGCATAAACCATGCCTTCAATCAACCCCACCATCGTCGATGCTATCGTGATTTGATTCGCGAGCTTCGCGAATTGCCCCTTTCCCGGCCCACCCATGTAGTTGACTTTCCCAAGAAGGTTGAACAATGGGGCGAGGCGGTGAACCACAGGCTCATCGCCACCGGCGAATATGGCGAGTGCTGCGTTCTTGGCGCCGCGGTCGCCGCCGGATACGGGAGCGTCGACGGAGGCGCAGCCTTTGGAGGCGGCGGAGGTGGCGATTTCGGCAGCGAGGGAGGGATCGGAGGTGGTCATGTCGACGAGGACGCCGCCAGGGCGGAGGGAGGAAAGGGCGCCGGAGGCGGGGTCGAGGAGGACGGATCGGACGTCGGAGGGGTAGCCGACGATGGAGAAGACGATGTCGGATTGAGAGGCGACAGCGGAGGGGGAGGGAGCGAGGTGGGCTCCCATGTCGAGGAGTGCCTGGGCCTTCGAGAGGGTCCGGTTGAAGACGATGAGAGTGTAACCGGCTCTGATAAGGTGGGCGCACATGGATCGGCCCATGACGCCGGTACCGATCCAGCCCAGACGCGTGGTGGCTGGGGAAATGGGCTCGCCGCCGGCGGCGACGGAGGAAGAGGCGGAATTGGTGGTGGTGGTGGCCATGGAACGACAGAGATGAGTGGCGGCGTAACGGAGGAGGCTGCTGCGGGAGTAGGAATGGGAGTGGTGGAGCGAACGGAGTAGATAAGGCAGAGGCAGTGGCATTGGTTTCTGGGTCTTTCCAGAGGACTGTTATGTATAATGGGCAAGTATTTTTCCAATATCTTCCGTTTAGTATTGGAAAATATTAAGGTgagaaaaaatattgaagaatttatatttttaaatttagttgttatgaaaaataaaaacaaaaataaaaaatatataaaattatgaattaaattttaattttatgtagtattaatatttaattttttaaaattttccagtTATATTTGTAGACATCTCAATTTGCCTATAATAAAAgttaacaaattttttttcatacaatgatggaaaaaaaatgaaatgaaatgaatgtgtacattggaaattaaaaaaaaaaaagacagaaaaatgaaaaaataaaatgtgggCTGGCATCTTCAAGTTCCAAAATTCAAATGTAAAGAGAAAAAATCAGCAAATAAACATGTGTGAAATGTGCAAATATCAAAAATAAAGGGTAATTAACaagttaatttaaattaaatcttGATTGATCAAATTGATAATTTGTTTTAAAGTTTGATGGAGTAATCAAAAATTGATTGGTCAatcaaattcaattcaaattaATCATTCTaacctataaatagaggcttcTGACAGATAGAGGAACACACAGTGATACATTCACATAGATACGGAAAAGTCTTGTAAACAATTGAGAgtaaaatcaagaaaattgagaGTGAGAAAATTGTGAGCTTGGAGGAGGGTTCGTGAAAAGAGAAGAAATAGGATAAAGGCTACAATTCAAGAATCAAAAAGGTTGTAGATCCTAAGGCTTGGAGATTGCAGAAGGCCAAACTCAAAGAAGAATCGAAGAATTGACATTAAACCTCAAGACAGGTGGAGTGTGAAGATTAaggttggttttgtttttttttttttttgtttaattttacttttaaattgtataaattttaaaattgaagaTCTAGTGGTTTGAAAtgcaaaattttatttaaatttaaaaggtTTGGATCTAATCTATTGACCCAAATCGGGTCCATTATTTGGATCAGACCCGTTGACTCAAGATTCAACCCATTGACCCGAATCTAGTCCATTATTTGGATCAGTTCGTTGACCCAAGCTTCGACCCGATGACCCAGAGACCAGGATCCAAGACCCAGGTCCAATTTGGGCTTGGACCCATTAATCATTGAATCTAAACATGATCCATAGCCCAAATGAGTTTGGGAGAATCCAGCACGTATGATAAGTAACTCATTCTGCAGGATAGGTTTATTACACTCAACCCAATTAATTAAAGCTCAAATTCACCAATTAATTGATACAAGCCCAAATCCCCATATTAAGTTTTGTATGGCCCAATTAATTAAGTGTAGACCTAATGCCCAAACTGAATATTATTTGGCCCAACTAATTAAGTCCAATCAATTCAAGCTTGAAATCTAATCTATTGGCGGTTTGTTTTACGAGAAAATCCAGAAAATTTTCCTGAGAAAATCTAAGTAAGTTAGAATAAAAAACCAGATAAAGGTAGGaaacttattttttttatctcAGATCTGGCAGTAAGAAAAAAACTGAGGTTCCTTGTTCAACTTCTTGGTTCAAACTTGCAAGAAAGAAAATGGAGTAAGATAtaggggaaaagaaaagaaacagagaGTGCGAGATTTgaaagaaaaatggagaaaaaagaaaaataaaaataaagtgaaCCACGTGTCACCACTGTGGGTGGACACGTGGTCCACCAAGCCCAACTGAATTGAACCTAGTTCAAACCGATTGAACCAGACTGATTTATGAACCACTGGATttacttaatttatttttatttttatttataattggtttttaatttttgaaaaaaaaaaagaaaaataaaaaaattggaaaacaaaaaCATTTGAGGCATTTTGACTCAAGtttaaaaaaaataggaaaaataaaaattccaaaaaaatgatgaaaagtctttaaaaattctagaaaattttagaaaaatattataaaattttagaaaaaattctataaatttttggaaaaaatcttGAGAACATTTTAAAGATTCTTTTGcttaaaatttgatgattttatttaatttttgtgtgtgtgcatcaTAATGATTTAATGAAGGATAAATAGGTATTTCAGACCTCACTTATATTAGTTTTGATGAGAGGTTTATTTAATAAGATTCCTTTATTtgaaggtcttattagacattcttaaatcgcattatgattttcattttccttttaaatttatttatttatttgtttgtttggtttaaagaagttaagaccattaaatttaatttagggataatttatgattaattaggtatcatttATAGAACGGGTGTGTATGGGATGCTGATACCGTCCTCTCGCATAACTAAACTCCCGATCTTAACTCTGGTAAAAGCAGACTGAGACTACTAGTTTCTTAGTCTAGGATTAGTTTTGAGATCAAttaatgagtagtaattaggtggaCTCGGGGTGTTAGGTGTCCAAAAatccatctctgataccatattattCATACACACaacgaaaataataataataataataataataataataataataataataatacatcctcaataataataccaaagtactatataTCATCCCAAAAAGAAGTATTCTATGATTCATATTACACAACCAAAAAGATACTTCCATCTGTCCATATTACATactagcatttaaaacataaacttatATATTCCCGTATCTTACATTAACTTACAACCACAAAAACTAAACCTTGCCccggagcttgctaagctcgattATCAGAAGgacttgaaaagttaataaattgttggggtaagacacttctcagtaaggacgAATAAAGTACAACGTTGTGTGTcagatgagttttaatgtatatatCCAAAATATAATCGTATGATAAACAATAACGTACAACTGAACAGATACAAGCAAACGGTACCACATATTTACCATAAAACAAACCTCAGTATCTGCATACACATACAAGTGATAATGCACAAACACTTCATTTCACATGGTACCTGGATTCCTTCTCAACACATAGTGCCCGGTTACTTTTCAACACATGGTGCCCAAGTTACTTTTCATTGCATGGTGCCCAGCATACTGAGCAGCACTCCCCATCATTCCCAGTACGTACATCATAATAGAGTCCTAATGTTACGATAGAGTCCCACAGATATATCACAACAGGGTCCCACAGTTACAAATCACAACCACTCATTTCTTAGTAATATACATATCACATCAACCAAGCAGGCAAATACACCACAGCCACAATATCCATTTCATTAATAAAAGTCAAtctcacgccacacaatttaAGGATTTAAACTATACTTTACAAAACTGAGCTAGTTAACCATACTTACTTTGATCCTTTATATAATCTATAAGAGAATCCAAATTAATATTCTAACCCAATCAACACATTTAGAAAACTCACTACTTTAATCTTGTAGTCCATATTCAAGTTTAACTTGCTAGTTTGAAGATAATTACCCATAACCTAACCCTAAGCTCAAATACTCCTTTTTAAACGATTGGATTTTGAAACAAAAGTTGTAAAcatatacatataagtataaacttcTTTTTAACCGATAGAATTTAGAAAAGAACTGATATAATTTTTTCCCTTTACTTTGGTCTTGGGTTGGTGCTTAGAA
This window of the Malania oleifera isolate guangnan ecotype guangnan chromosome 6, ASM2987363v1, whole genome shotgun sequence genome carries:
- the LOC131157324 gene encoding probable 3-hydroxyisobutyrate dehydrogenase-like 1, mitochondrial, whose protein sequence is MPLPLPYLLRSLHHSHSYSRSSLLRYAATHLCRSMATTTTNSASSSVAAGGEPISPATTRLGWIGTGVMGRSMCAHLIRAGYTLIVFNRTLSKAQALLDMGAHLAPSPSAVASQSDIVFSIVGYPSDVRSVLLDPASGALSSLRPGGVLVDMTTSDPSLAAEIATSAASKGCASVDAPVSGGDRGAKNAALAIFAGGDEPVVHRLAPLFNLLGKVNYMGGPGKGQFAKLANQITIASTMVGLIEGMVYAHKAGLDVCLYLKAISSGAAGSKSLDLYGSRILKRDFEPGFYVNHFVKDLGICLRECENMGLSLPGLALAHQLYLSLIAHGEGNLGTQALVLALERLNNVSLDSGTSAAEPS